In Macaca nemestrina isolate mMacNem1 chromosome 11, mMacNem.hap1, whole genome shotgun sequence, a single window of DNA contains:
- the LOC105492435 gene encoding testis-expressed protein 51 isoform X5 — protein sequence MLPLLIICLLPAIEGKNCLRCWPELSAWIDYDLQILWGTPGPPTELSQSVHSLFLEDNNFLKPWYLDRDHLEEETAKFFTQVHQAIKTLRDDKTVLLKEIDMHKNLFTARLNKISDGLKEKACNESCDIRSTLKVTSCADCRTYFLSCNDPTICLGRNRRMSLWAVSLSSALLLAITGGGCFLYWHSKKTVKQEQGSPHVLQK from the exons ATGCTGCCTCTCCTGATCATCTGTCTGCTGCCCGCCATCGAAGGGAAGAACTGCCTCCGCTGCTGGCCGGAACTGTCTGCCTGGATAGACTACGACCTTCAGATTCTCTGGGGGACCCCGGGGCCACCCACAGAACTTTCTCAAAGCGTTCACTCTCTGTTCCTAGAGGATAATAATTTTCTCAAACCCTGGTACCTTG ATCGTGACCATTTGGAAGAAGAAACAGCCAAATTCTTCACTCAAGTACACCAAGCCATTAAAACATTACGAGATG ATAAAACAGTACTTCTGAAAGAGATCGACATGCACAAGAATCTCTTCACTGCGAGGCTGAATAAGATATCTGATGGGCTGAAGGAGAAGG CCTGCAATGAGTCGTGTG ACATACGGTCCACACTGAAGGTCACCAGCTGTGCCGATTGCAGGACTTACTTCCTCTCCTGCAATGACCCCACTATCTGCCTAG GCAGGAACCGGCGGATGTCCCTGTGGGCTGTGAGTCTCAGCAGTGCTCTGCTCCTGGCCATAACTGGAGGTGG ATGTTTCCTTTACTGGCACAGCAAGAAGACAGTAAAG CAGGAACAGGGCAGCCCGCATGTCCTCCAGAAGTGA
- the LOC105492435 gene encoding testis-expressed protein 51 isoform X13 gives MLPLLIICLLPAIEGKNCLRCWPELSAWIDYDLQILWGTPGPPTELSQSVHSLFLEDNNFLKPWYLDRDHLEEETAKFFTQVHQAIKTLRDDKTVLLKEIDMHKNLFTARLNKISDGLKEKACNESCGRNRRMSLWAVSLSSALLLAITGDVSFTGTARRQ, from the exons ATGCTGCCTCTCCTGATCATCTGTCTGCTGCCCGCCATCGAAGGGAAGAACTGCCTCCGCTGCTGGCCGGAACTGTCTGCCTGGATAGACTACGACCTTCAGATTCTCTGGGGGACCCCGGGGCCACCCACAGAACTTTCTCAAAGCGTTCACTCTCTGTTCCTAGAGGATAATAATTTTCTCAAACCCTGGTACCTTG ATCGTGACCATTTGGAAGAAGAAACAGCCAAATTCTTCACTCAAGTACACCAAGCCATTAAAACATTACGAGATG ATAAAACAGTACTTCTGAAAGAGATCGACATGCACAAGAATCTCTTCACTGCGAGGCTGAATAAGATATCTGATGGGCTGAAGGAGAAGG CCTGCAATGAGTCGTGTG GCAGGAACCGGCGGATGTCCCTGTGGGCTGTGAGTCTCAGCAGTGCTCTGCTCCTGGCCATAACTGGAG ATGTTTCCTTTACTGGCACAGCAAGAAGACAGTAA
- the LOC105492435 gene encoding testis-expressed protein 51 isoform X1: MLPLLIICLLPAIEGKNCLRCWPELSAWIDYDLQILWGTPGPPTELSQSVHSLFLEDNNFLKPWYLDRDHLEEETAKFFTQVHQAIKTLRDDKTVLLKEIDMHKNLFTARLNKISDGLKEKACNESCDIRSTLKVTSCADCRTYFLSCNDPTICLDMCWAHSVLSKRLQTNGRNRRMSLWAVSLSSALLLAITGGGCFLYWHSKKTVKQEQGSPHVLQK, encoded by the exons ATGCTGCCTCTCCTGATCATCTGTCTGCTGCCCGCCATCGAAGGGAAGAACTGCCTCCGCTGCTGGCCGGAACTGTCTGCCTGGATAGACTACGACCTTCAGATTCTCTGGGGGACCCCGGGGCCACCCACAGAACTTTCTCAAAGCGTTCACTCTCTGTTCCTAGAGGATAATAATTTTCTCAAACCCTGGTACCTTG ATCGTGACCATTTGGAAGAAGAAACAGCCAAATTCTTCACTCAAGTACACCAAGCCATTAAAACATTACGAGATG ATAAAACAGTACTTCTGAAAGAGATCGACATGCACAAGAATCTCTTCACTGCGAGGCTGAATAAGATATCTGATGGGCTGAAGGAGAAGG CCTGCAATGAGTCGTGTG ACATACGGTCCACACTGAAGGTCACCAGCTGTGCCGATTGCAGGACTTACTTCCTCTCCTGCAATGACCCCACTATCTGCCTAG ATATGTGCTGGGCACACAGCGTGCTCAGTAAGCGTTTGCAAACAAATG GCAGGAACCGGCGGATGTCCCTGTGGGCTGTGAGTCTCAGCAGTGCTCTGCTCCTGGCCATAACTGGAGGTGG ATGTTTCCTTTACTGGCACAGCAAGAAGACAGTAAAG CAGGAACAGGGCAGCCCGCATGTCCTCCAGAAGTGA
- the LOC105492435 gene encoding testis-expressed protein 51 isoform X11 — protein sequence MLPLLIICLLPAIEGKNCLRCWPELSAWIDYDLQILWGTPGPPTELSQSVHSLFLEDNNFLKPWYLDRDHLEEETAKFFTQVHQAIKTLRDDKTVLLKEIDMHKNLFTARLNKISDGLKEKACNESCGRNRRMSLWAVSLSSALLLAITGGGCFLYWHSKKTVKQEQGSPHVLQK from the exons ATGCTGCCTCTCCTGATCATCTGTCTGCTGCCCGCCATCGAAGGGAAGAACTGCCTCCGCTGCTGGCCGGAACTGTCTGCCTGGATAGACTACGACCTTCAGATTCTCTGGGGGACCCCGGGGCCACCCACAGAACTTTCTCAAAGCGTTCACTCTCTGTTCCTAGAGGATAATAATTTTCTCAAACCCTGGTACCTTG ATCGTGACCATTTGGAAGAAGAAACAGCCAAATTCTTCACTCAAGTACACCAAGCCATTAAAACATTACGAGATG ATAAAACAGTACTTCTGAAAGAGATCGACATGCACAAGAATCTCTTCACTGCGAGGCTGAATAAGATATCTGATGGGCTGAAGGAGAAGG CCTGCAATGAGTCGTGTG GCAGGAACCGGCGGATGTCCCTGTGGGCTGTGAGTCTCAGCAGTGCTCTGCTCCTGGCCATAACTGGAGGTGG ATGTTTCCTTTACTGGCACAGCAAGAAGACAGTAAAG CAGGAACAGGGCAGCCCGCATGTCCTCCAGAAGTGA
- the LOC105492435 gene encoding testis-expressed protein 51 isoform X2, whose translation MLPLLIICLLPAIEGKNCLRCWPELSAWIDYDLQILWGTPGPPTELSQSVHSLFLEDNNFLKPWYLDRDHLEEETAKFFTQVHQAIKTLRDDKTVLLKEIDMHKNLFTARLNKISDGLKEKACNESCDIRSTLKVTSCADCRTYFLSCNDPTICLDMCWAHSVLSKRLQTNGRNRRMSLWAVSLSSALLLAITGGGCFLYWHSKKTVKEQGSPHVLQK comes from the exons ATGCTGCCTCTCCTGATCATCTGTCTGCTGCCCGCCATCGAAGGGAAGAACTGCCTCCGCTGCTGGCCGGAACTGTCTGCCTGGATAGACTACGACCTTCAGATTCTCTGGGGGACCCCGGGGCCACCCACAGAACTTTCTCAAAGCGTTCACTCTCTGTTCCTAGAGGATAATAATTTTCTCAAACCCTGGTACCTTG ATCGTGACCATTTGGAAGAAGAAACAGCCAAATTCTTCACTCAAGTACACCAAGCCATTAAAACATTACGAGATG ATAAAACAGTACTTCTGAAAGAGATCGACATGCACAAGAATCTCTTCACTGCGAGGCTGAATAAGATATCTGATGGGCTGAAGGAGAAGG CCTGCAATGAGTCGTGTG ACATACGGTCCACACTGAAGGTCACCAGCTGTGCCGATTGCAGGACTTACTTCCTCTCCTGCAATGACCCCACTATCTGCCTAG ATATGTGCTGGGCACACAGCGTGCTCAGTAAGCGTTTGCAAACAAATG GCAGGAACCGGCGGATGTCCCTGTGGGCTGTGAGTCTCAGCAGTGCTCTGCTCCTGGCCATAACTGGAGGTGG ATGTTTCCTTTACTGGCACAGCAAGAAGACAGTAAAG GAACAGGGCAGCCCGCATGTCCTCCAGAAGTGA
- the LOC105492435 gene encoding testis-expressed protein 51 isoform X3: MLPLLIICLLPAIEGKNCLRCWPELSAWIDYDLQILWGTPGPPTELSQSVHSLFLEDNNFLKPWYLDRDHLEEETAKFFTQVHQAIKTLRDDKTVLLKEIDMHKNLFTARLNKISDGLKEKDIRSTLKVTSCADCRTYFLSCNDPTICLDMCWAHSVLSKRLQTNGRNRRMSLWAVSLSSALLLAITGGGCFLYWHSKKTVKQEQGSPHVLQK; encoded by the exons ATGCTGCCTCTCCTGATCATCTGTCTGCTGCCCGCCATCGAAGGGAAGAACTGCCTCCGCTGCTGGCCGGAACTGTCTGCCTGGATAGACTACGACCTTCAGATTCTCTGGGGGACCCCGGGGCCACCCACAGAACTTTCTCAAAGCGTTCACTCTCTGTTCCTAGAGGATAATAATTTTCTCAAACCCTGGTACCTTG ATCGTGACCATTTGGAAGAAGAAACAGCCAAATTCTTCACTCAAGTACACCAAGCCATTAAAACATTACGAGATG ATAAAACAGTACTTCTGAAAGAGATCGACATGCACAAGAATCTCTTCACTGCGAGGCTGAATAAGATATCTGATGGGCTGAAGGAGAAGG ACATACGGTCCACACTGAAGGTCACCAGCTGTGCCGATTGCAGGACTTACTTCCTCTCCTGCAATGACCCCACTATCTGCCTAG ATATGTGCTGGGCACACAGCGTGCTCAGTAAGCGTTTGCAAACAAATG GCAGGAACCGGCGGATGTCCCTGTGGGCTGTGAGTCTCAGCAGTGCTCTGCTCCTGGCCATAACTGGAGGTGG ATGTTTCCTTTACTGGCACAGCAAGAAGACAGTAAAG CAGGAACAGGGCAGCCCGCATGTCCTCCAGAAGTGA
- the LOC105492435 gene encoding testis-expressed protein 51 isoform X12, with protein MLPLLIICLLPAIEGKNCLRCWPELSAWIDYDLQILWGTPGPPTELSQSVHSLFLEDNNFLKPWYLDRDHLEEETAKFFTQVHQAIKTLRDDKTVLLKEIDMHKNLFTARLNKISDGLKEKGRNRRMSLWAVSLSSALLLAITGGGCFLYWHSKKTVKQEQGSPHVLQK; from the exons ATGCTGCCTCTCCTGATCATCTGTCTGCTGCCCGCCATCGAAGGGAAGAACTGCCTCCGCTGCTGGCCGGAACTGTCTGCCTGGATAGACTACGACCTTCAGATTCTCTGGGGGACCCCGGGGCCACCCACAGAACTTTCTCAAAGCGTTCACTCTCTGTTCCTAGAGGATAATAATTTTCTCAAACCCTGGTACCTTG ATCGTGACCATTTGGAAGAAGAAACAGCCAAATTCTTCACTCAAGTACACCAAGCCATTAAAACATTACGAGATG ATAAAACAGTACTTCTGAAAGAGATCGACATGCACAAGAATCTCTTCACTGCGAGGCTGAATAAGATATCTGATGGGCTGAAGGAGAAGG GCAGGAACCGGCGGATGTCCCTGTGGGCTGTGAGTCTCAGCAGTGCTCTGCTCCTGGCCATAACTGGAGGTGG ATGTTTCCTTTACTGGCACAGCAAGAAGACAGTAAAG CAGGAACAGGGCAGCCCGCATGTCCTCCAGAAGTGA
- the LOC105492435 gene encoding testis-expressed protein 51 isoform X4, with protein sequence MLPLLIICLLPAIEGKNCLRCWPELSAWIDYDLQILWGTPGPPTELSQSVHSLFLEDNNFLKPWYLDRDHLEEETAKFFTQVHQAIKTLRDDKTVLLKEIDMHKNLFTARLNKISDGLKEKACNESCDIRSTLKVTSCADCRTYFLSCNDPTICLDMCWAHSVLSKRLQTNGRNRRMSLWAVSLSSALLLAITGDVSFTGTARRQ encoded by the exons ATGCTGCCTCTCCTGATCATCTGTCTGCTGCCCGCCATCGAAGGGAAGAACTGCCTCCGCTGCTGGCCGGAACTGTCTGCCTGGATAGACTACGACCTTCAGATTCTCTGGGGGACCCCGGGGCCACCCACAGAACTTTCTCAAAGCGTTCACTCTCTGTTCCTAGAGGATAATAATTTTCTCAAACCCTGGTACCTTG ATCGTGACCATTTGGAAGAAGAAACAGCCAAATTCTTCACTCAAGTACACCAAGCCATTAAAACATTACGAGATG ATAAAACAGTACTTCTGAAAGAGATCGACATGCACAAGAATCTCTTCACTGCGAGGCTGAATAAGATATCTGATGGGCTGAAGGAGAAGG CCTGCAATGAGTCGTGTG ACATACGGTCCACACTGAAGGTCACCAGCTGTGCCGATTGCAGGACTTACTTCCTCTCCTGCAATGACCCCACTATCTGCCTAG ATATGTGCTGGGCACACAGCGTGCTCAGTAAGCGTTTGCAAACAAATG GCAGGAACCGGCGGATGTCCCTGTGGGCTGTGAGTCTCAGCAGTGCTCTGCTCCTGGCCATAACTGGAG ATGTTTCCTTTACTGGCACAGCAAGAAGACAGTAA
- the LOC105492435 gene encoding testis-expressed protein 51 isoform X6 produces the protein MLPLLIICLLPAIEGKNCLRCWPELSAWIDYDLQILWGTPGPPTELSQSVHSLFLEDNNFLKPWYLDRDHLEEETAKFFTQVHQAIKTLRDDKTVLLKEIDMHKNLFTARLNKISDGLKEKACNESCDIRSTLKVTSCADCRTYFLSCNDPTICLGRNRRMSLWAVSLSSALLLAITGGGCFLYWHSKKTVKEQGSPHVLQK, from the exons ATGCTGCCTCTCCTGATCATCTGTCTGCTGCCCGCCATCGAAGGGAAGAACTGCCTCCGCTGCTGGCCGGAACTGTCTGCCTGGATAGACTACGACCTTCAGATTCTCTGGGGGACCCCGGGGCCACCCACAGAACTTTCTCAAAGCGTTCACTCTCTGTTCCTAGAGGATAATAATTTTCTCAAACCCTGGTACCTTG ATCGTGACCATTTGGAAGAAGAAACAGCCAAATTCTTCACTCAAGTACACCAAGCCATTAAAACATTACGAGATG ATAAAACAGTACTTCTGAAAGAGATCGACATGCACAAGAATCTCTTCACTGCGAGGCTGAATAAGATATCTGATGGGCTGAAGGAGAAGG CCTGCAATGAGTCGTGTG ACATACGGTCCACACTGAAGGTCACCAGCTGTGCCGATTGCAGGACTTACTTCCTCTCCTGCAATGACCCCACTATCTGCCTAG GCAGGAACCGGCGGATGTCCCTGTGGGCTGTGAGTCTCAGCAGTGCTCTGCTCCTGGCCATAACTGGAGGTGG ATGTTTCCTTTACTGGCACAGCAAGAAGACAGTAAAG GAACAGGGCAGCCCGCATGTCCTCCAGAAGTGA
- the LOC105492435 gene encoding testis-expressed protein 51 isoform X8: MLPLLIICLLPAIEGKNCLRCWPELSAWIDYDLQILWGTPGPPTELSQSVHSLFLEDNNFLKPWYLDRDHLEEETAKFFTQVHQAIKTLRDDKTVLLKEIDMHKNLFTARLNKISDGLKEKDIRSTLKVTSCADCRTYFLSCNDPTICLGRNRRMSLWAVSLSSALLLAITGGGCFLYWHSKKTVKEQGSPHVLQK; encoded by the exons ATGCTGCCTCTCCTGATCATCTGTCTGCTGCCCGCCATCGAAGGGAAGAACTGCCTCCGCTGCTGGCCGGAACTGTCTGCCTGGATAGACTACGACCTTCAGATTCTCTGGGGGACCCCGGGGCCACCCACAGAACTTTCTCAAAGCGTTCACTCTCTGTTCCTAGAGGATAATAATTTTCTCAAACCCTGGTACCTTG ATCGTGACCATTTGGAAGAAGAAACAGCCAAATTCTTCACTCAAGTACACCAAGCCATTAAAACATTACGAGATG ATAAAACAGTACTTCTGAAAGAGATCGACATGCACAAGAATCTCTTCACTGCGAGGCTGAATAAGATATCTGATGGGCTGAAGGAGAAGG ACATACGGTCCACACTGAAGGTCACCAGCTGTGCCGATTGCAGGACTTACTTCCTCTCCTGCAATGACCCCACTATCTGCCTAG GCAGGAACCGGCGGATGTCCCTGTGGGCTGTGAGTCTCAGCAGTGCTCTGCTCCTGGCCATAACTGGAGGTGG ATGTTTCCTTTACTGGCACAGCAAGAAGACAGTAAAG GAACAGGGCAGCCCGCATGTCCTCCAGAAGTGA
- the LOC105492435 gene encoding testis-expressed protein 51 isoform X14: MLPLLIICLLPAIEGKNCLRCWPELSAWIDYDLQILWGTPGPPTELSQSVHSLFLEDNNFLKPWYLDRDHLEEETAKFFTQVHQAIKTLRDDKTVLLKEIDMHKNLFTARLNKISDGLKEKGRNRRMSLWAVSLSSALLLAITGDVSFTGTARRQ; the protein is encoded by the exons ATGCTGCCTCTCCTGATCATCTGTCTGCTGCCCGCCATCGAAGGGAAGAACTGCCTCCGCTGCTGGCCGGAACTGTCTGCCTGGATAGACTACGACCTTCAGATTCTCTGGGGGACCCCGGGGCCACCCACAGAACTTTCTCAAAGCGTTCACTCTCTGTTCCTAGAGGATAATAATTTTCTCAAACCCTGGTACCTTG ATCGTGACCATTTGGAAGAAGAAACAGCCAAATTCTTCACTCAAGTACACCAAGCCATTAAAACATTACGAGATG ATAAAACAGTACTTCTGAAAGAGATCGACATGCACAAGAATCTCTTCACTGCGAGGCTGAATAAGATATCTGATGGGCTGAAGGAGAAGG GCAGGAACCGGCGGATGTCCCTGTGGGCTGTGAGTCTCAGCAGTGCTCTGCTCCTGGCCATAACTGGAG ATGTTTCCTTTACTGGCACAGCAAGAAGACAGTAA
- the LOC105492435 gene encoding testis-expressed protein 51 isoform X9, with the protein MLPLLIICLLPAIEGKNCLRCWPELSAWIDYDLQILWGTPGPPTELSQSVHSLFLEDNNFLKPWYLDRDHLEEETAKFFTQVHQAIKTLRDDKTVLLKEIDMHKNLFTARLNKISDGLKEKACNESCDIRSTLKVTSCADCRTYFLSCNDPTICLGRNRRMSLWAVSLSSALLLAITGDVSFTGTARRQ; encoded by the exons ATGCTGCCTCTCCTGATCATCTGTCTGCTGCCCGCCATCGAAGGGAAGAACTGCCTCCGCTGCTGGCCGGAACTGTCTGCCTGGATAGACTACGACCTTCAGATTCTCTGGGGGACCCCGGGGCCACCCACAGAACTTTCTCAAAGCGTTCACTCTCTGTTCCTAGAGGATAATAATTTTCTCAAACCCTGGTACCTTG ATCGTGACCATTTGGAAGAAGAAACAGCCAAATTCTTCACTCAAGTACACCAAGCCATTAAAACATTACGAGATG ATAAAACAGTACTTCTGAAAGAGATCGACATGCACAAGAATCTCTTCACTGCGAGGCTGAATAAGATATCTGATGGGCTGAAGGAGAAGG CCTGCAATGAGTCGTGTG ACATACGGTCCACACTGAAGGTCACCAGCTGTGCCGATTGCAGGACTTACTTCCTCTCCTGCAATGACCCCACTATCTGCCTAG GCAGGAACCGGCGGATGTCCCTGTGGGCTGTGAGTCTCAGCAGTGCTCTGCTCCTGGCCATAACTGGAG ATGTTTCCTTTACTGGCACAGCAAGAAGACAGTAA
- the LOC105492435 gene encoding testis-expressed protein 51 isoform X7, whose product MLPLLIICLLPAIEGKNCLRCWPELSAWIDYDLQILWGTPGPPTELSQSVHSLFLEDNNFLKPWYLDRDHLEEETAKFFTQVHQAIKTLRDDKTVLLKEIDMHKNLFTARLNKISDGLKEKDIRSTLKVTSCADCRTYFLSCNDPTICLGRNRRMSLWAVSLSSALLLAITGGGCFLYWHSKKTVKQEQGSPHVLQK is encoded by the exons ATGCTGCCTCTCCTGATCATCTGTCTGCTGCCCGCCATCGAAGGGAAGAACTGCCTCCGCTGCTGGCCGGAACTGTCTGCCTGGATAGACTACGACCTTCAGATTCTCTGGGGGACCCCGGGGCCACCCACAGAACTTTCTCAAAGCGTTCACTCTCTGTTCCTAGAGGATAATAATTTTCTCAAACCCTGGTACCTTG ATCGTGACCATTTGGAAGAAGAAACAGCCAAATTCTTCACTCAAGTACACCAAGCCATTAAAACATTACGAGATG ATAAAACAGTACTTCTGAAAGAGATCGACATGCACAAGAATCTCTTCACTGCGAGGCTGAATAAGATATCTGATGGGCTGAAGGAGAAGG ACATACGGTCCACACTGAAGGTCACCAGCTGTGCCGATTGCAGGACTTACTTCCTCTCCTGCAATGACCCCACTATCTGCCTAG GCAGGAACCGGCGGATGTCCCTGTGGGCTGTGAGTCTCAGCAGTGCTCTGCTCCTGGCCATAACTGGAGGTGG ATGTTTCCTTTACTGGCACAGCAAGAAGACAGTAAAG CAGGAACAGGGCAGCCCGCATGTCCTCCAGAAGTGA
- the LOC105492435 gene encoding testis-expressed protein 51 isoform X10, translating into MLPLLIICLLPAIEGKNCLRCWPELSAWIDYDLQILWGTPGPPTELSQSVHSLFLEDNNFLKPWYLDRDHLEEETAKFFTQVHQAIKTLRDDKTVLLKEIDMHKNLFTARLNKISDGLKEKDIRSTLKVTSCADCRTYFLSCNDPTICLGRNRRMSLWAVSLSSALLLAITGDVSFTGTARRQ; encoded by the exons ATGCTGCCTCTCCTGATCATCTGTCTGCTGCCCGCCATCGAAGGGAAGAACTGCCTCCGCTGCTGGCCGGAACTGTCTGCCTGGATAGACTACGACCTTCAGATTCTCTGGGGGACCCCGGGGCCACCCACAGAACTTTCTCAAAGCGTTCACTCTCTGTTCCTAGAGGATAATAATTTTCTCAAACCCTGGTACCTTG ATCGTGACCATTTGGAAGAAGAAACAGCCAAATTCTTCACTCAAGTACACCAAGCCATTAAAACATTACGAGATG ATAAAACAGTACTTCTGAAAGAGATCGACATGCACAAGAATCTCTTCACTGCGAGGCTGAATAAGATATCTGATGGGCTGAAGGAGAAGG ACATACGGTCCACACTGAAGGTCACCAGCTGTGCCGATTGCAGGACTTACTTCCTCTCCTGCAATGACCCCACTATCTGCCTAG GCAGGAACCGGCGGATGTCCCTGTGGGCTGTGAGTCTCAGCAGTGCTCTGCTCCTGGCCATAACTGGAG ATGTTTCCTTTACTGGCACAGCAAGAAGACAGTAA